In one window of Onychomys torridus chromosome 5, mOncTor1.1, whole genome shotgun sequence DNA:
- the Slc38a8 gene encoding putative sodium-coupled neutral amino acid transporter 8, with protein MEGQTGGSRGLLEKPLSATTNSTLSSLGALFILLKSALGAGLLNFPWAFYKAGGLVPTFLVALVSLLFLISGLVILGYAASVSGQTTYQGVVRELCGAAMGKLCETCFLTNLIMISVAFLRVIGDQLEKLCDSLLPDAPQPWYAAQYFTLPLVSMLLIFPLSALREIAFQKYTSILGTLAACYLALIITVQYYLWPQGLVRQSRPLLSPSPWTSAFSIFPTICFGFQCHEAAVSIYCSMRTQSLSHWALVSVLSLLACCLVYSLTGVYGFLTFGTEVSADILMSYPGNDVAIIVARILFAVSIVTVYPIVLFLGRSVMQDFWKRSYWATRGPPVLADPSGPWVRLPLTFLWVSVTLAMVLLLPDLSEIISIIGGISSFFIFIFPGLCLICAVDVEPMGPRVKCCLEAWGTLTVLVGTFIFGQSTAEAVVELL; from the exons ATGGAAGGACAGACCGGAGGGAGCAGAGGTCTTCTGGAGAAACCCCTCTCTGCCACCACTAACTCCACTCTGTCCTCACTGGGTGCCTTGTTCATCCTCCTGAAGTCCGCCCTGGGTGCCGGCCTGCTCAACTTCCCGTGGGCCTTCTACAAGGCAGGAGGCTTGGTGCCCACCTTCCTGGTGGCACTG GTCTCTTTGCTCTTCCTGATCAGCGGCCTGGTCATCCTGGGCTATGCAGCTTCCGTCAGTGGCCAGACCACCTACCAGGGCGTGGTTCGTGAGCTGTGTGGGGCTGCCATGGGAAAGCTGTGTGAAACCTGCTTCCTGACCAACCTGATCATGATCTCTGTGGCCTTCCTCAGGGTGATCGGGGACCAACTGGAGAAGC TGTGTGACTCCCTCCTGCCCGACGCCCCACAGCCCTGGTATGCAGCCCAGTACTTCACTCTGCCCCTAGTCTCCATGCTGCTCATCTTTCCCCTGTCAGCCCTTCGGGAAATCGCCTTCCAGAAGTACACCAG CATCCTAGGTACCCTGGCTGCTTGCTACCTTGCCCTGATCATCACAGTACAGTACTACCTATGGCCCCAGGGCCTCGTGCGCCAGTCCCGACCCTTGCTGAG ccCGTCCCCCTGGACCTCTGCGTTTAGCATCTTCCCTACCATCTGCTTCGGATTCCAG TGTCACGAGGCCGCAGTCTCCATCTACTGCAGCATGAGGACCCAGAGCCTCTCCCACTGGGCTCTGGTCTCTGTGTTGTCCTTGCTGGCCTGCTGCCTTGTCTACTCACTGACAG GGGTGTACGGCTTCCTGACCTTTGGGACTGAAGTTTCTGCTGATATCTTGATGTCCTACCCAGGCAATGACGTGGCCATCATTGTAGCACGCATTCTCTTTGCCGTCTCCATTGTGACTGTCTACCCCATTGTGCTGTTCCTGGGGAG GTCTGTGATGCAGGACTTTTGGAAAAGGAGCTACTGGGCCACACGGGGTCCTCCAGTGCTGGCTGACCCCTCCGGGCCATGGGTTCGGCTGCCACTGACCTTCCTGTGGGTGTCAGTGACACTCGCCATGGTCTTGCTCCTGCCGGACCTCAGCGAGATCATCAGCATTATTGGCGGCATCAgctccttcttcatcttcatcttccctG GTTTGTGCCTCATCTGTGCTGTGGATGTGGAGCCCATGGGACCAAGAGTCAA GTGCTGCCTGGAGGCCTGGGGTACCCTCACCGTGCTGGTGGGCACTTTCATCTTTGGGCAGAGCACAGCTGAGGCTGTGGTGGAGCTGCTCTGA